AACCGGCATTGTTCTCGGCCTCGCGGTAGATGGGACCGAAGAACCATTGCCCGGTGCAAACGTGCATTGGCTAAACACCACGACAGGTACCATTACCGGGACAGATGGAAGCTTTGGGTTGGAACTGGTTGAGACCACTGATCAATTGGTGATAAGTTACACAGGATATTCTCCCGATACCGTGAAGGCCGTTCCAGGCAAGGAGATGAAAATATTGCTGCATCAGGGTCAGCATTTAAAAGCGGCAGAGATTGAGGAAAGCGTAAATGCTACGCGCCTCAGCTATTTCGATGTGCGACAAACGCAGGTAATGTCAGAACAGGAATTGTTCAAGGCCGCCTGTTGTAATCTCTCAGAAAGTTTTGAGACGAATCCTTCGGTTGACGTTTCATACTCTGATGCTGTGACGGGAACCCGGCAGATCCAAATGTTGGGGCTGGCTGGGCCTTATTCACAAGTGATGCAGGAACAAATGCCCGGAGTGCGGGGCCTGCAGCAATACCAGGGAATGTCATTCGTACCGGGCTCTTGGATCAGTTCCATCCATGTGGGAAAGGGAACGGGTTCTGTAGTTCACGGATTTGAAAGCATAGCCGGTCAGATCAATGTGGAGTTGCGGCAACCCTCTGATCCGGACAGGCTCTTCCTCAATGGATATGGAAATCAGGATGGACGGGGTGAATTTAATTTGATTACCACACAAAGGATTTCTCCTAAAACCGCAACGACAACACTATTGCATGCCAGCGCACGACCTTTTACTATAGATGGCAATAGCGATGGTTTTGCAGATAATCCTACAGGGGAGCAGTTTAATGCCATCAACCGATGGAAATTTCATGGCAATAAAGGTTGGGAAGGACAATTTGGCGTGCGAGGTTTCTATGACAATAAGATCGCAGGCCAGGTAACCTTTGATCCTGAGCGGGATGAAGGAACTCTGAATGCCTATGGCGTGGGAATTACTTCCCGGCAGGGCGGCCTTTGGGCCAAAACAGGAAAAGTATTTTCTGCGAATCCCTTTAAAAGTGTTGGATTTCAGTTTTCCCTAAATCACTTTGACCAGGACGCATATTATGGCCTACGAGAATATACTGCACAGCAGCAAAGTATTTACGCTAATGTCATTTATCAGAATATTATTTCTTCTTCTGATCACCTCATTCGGGGTGGAGTCAGTTTTATGGGAGATCGTTATGAAGAACAACTGATTTCTCCCACGCAGGATTCTGTTCAATTTGACCGGAATGAACTCATTCCCGGGGCATTTGCTGAATACACGTGGTCGCGTGATGTACAGACTTCGGTAGTTGCCGGACTGCGGGCAGATTATCACAACTTGTTCGGCTTGTTCCTGACGCCTCGTTTGCATGCCCGTTATGCTATTACGGAACAGACGGTACTTCGCCTTTCTGGAGGCAAGGGTTGGCGCGTATCTAATCCGGTTGCAGAGAATCAATCCGTGCTGGCTACCTCCCGTGAACTATATTTTTTGCCATCTAATGAAATGGAAGCCTGGAATCTGGAGCCGGAAGAAGCCTGGAATGCCGGTATCAGCCTGAGTCGTGATTTCCGGTTCAACTATCAGAATGGTACTGTGGTGCTGGATTATTACTACACCTACTTTACCAACCAGGTGATCATGGATTTGGATGCGGATGTACGGAAGGCGATATTTTACAATCTGGATGGGAAAAGTTTCAGCCACAGCCTTCAGGCGCAGATTGACTATGAACTGGTGAAGAACCTGGACCTGCGGCTTGCCTATCGCTGGCTTGATGTGAAGACAGCATACCGTTGGAACGGCTTGCTGGATAAACCATTAATTTCAAACCACCGAGCTTTTGCAAACCTTGCCTATGAAACGAAGAACAGATGGAAGTTTGACTACACGGTAAAATGGGACGGGTCAAAGCGAATTCCTTCCACAGAAGACAATCCGGCAGCCTATCAGAGAAGCTCTGAGTCGCCTGATTTTTTTACGATGAATGCACAGGTGACTAAGACTTTCAGCAAAAAATTCGATGCCTATCTTGGTATGGAAAATATCACGAACTTCAGGCAGGAATCACCCATTATTGCGGCTGATCAGCCCTTTAGTCCCTATTTCGACAGCTCCCTGATTTGGGGACCCGTATTCGGGAGAATGACCTATGTAGGCTTCAGGCTTAGACTTCCCCATCCTGAAATGGCTGATGGCAATAAGCCGTAGCGGTGTATATGAGGTGTCTTTTAATGATGGAAAGAGCTTGTCAATAGCCCTTTTCCTTTGGTTCATTTGGTCCTTGAAGTGAAAAAAAATCTGGGAAATTCTTTTCTAAACCAATTCTGCCCTTATATTTGGCCGAATAAATCATTTAAAACAAATAAAATTTACCCATGAAAAATTTTGCTAAAGTGCTTATGTGTGCAGCCGTTTTAAGTTTCGGCCTTTCCTTTACATCTTGTAAAAAGTGTACTAATTGTACTATTCAGGATAGTGATGGCAATATTGTGACTGGTTGGGATGATGCGGAAGCCTGTGGAAGTAAGGATGAAATTGAAGATTTCGAGGCTAATTGTGAATCCATCAGCACGACTACTGGAGGCGGTTATACCTGCAGCTGCGATTAAAGCATTTTTCTTATTTTTAGAAGCCAGTTCCAGATCAGTTTGGACTGGCTTTTTTTGGTTAAAATCCAGAATGCGTTTCGCTAAATTGGCCGTTTCTGGACTGATATGACAGGTATATCAACTGAATGATCTGGTTTAAAACCGGGTTGGGTAATTCTGTAAAAGCTTTAATGCCTTTGTATGTTCATAAAACTTGGACGGCTTATTAAGCGGATCGTGGTAGGTTTTTTCGTCATTTCCATAGGCTTGGTTGTCATCTATCGTTTTGTACCACCCCCGGTTACACCCTTAATGATCACAAGGTTATTTGACCAGGCCGCAAATGACCAGCCTCTTCGCCTTTCCAAGGATTGGAAGCCTCTCGAAAAAATGTCGACTGCTTTACCACAGGCGGTTATAGCCGCAGAAGACCAGCGGTTTCTGGAACATTGGGGGTTTGATATCCAGGCCATTCAAAAGGCTATTGAGGAAAGGGAAAAACGAAAAAGAGTGCGTGGTGCAAGTACCATCAGCCAGCAGGTCGCCAAAAATGTATTCCTGTGGCAGGGCCGTTCCTGGATCAGGAAGGGATTCGAGGTATACTTCACCGTTTTGATAGAGTTGATATGGCCCAAACGAAGGATCATTGAAATATATCTGAACGTGGCTGAAATGGGCAATGGGATTTACGGAGCAGAAATGGCCGCCAATACTTATTTCAACCGAGCGGCAAAGGATGTCAGCACTGCCCAGGCAGCACTGCTTGCAGCTATTCTTCCCAGCCCCCTGAGATATTCTGCTACGAATCCATCACCCTACATTCGCGATCGCCAGGCCTGGATCATGGGCCAGATGCGGAACCTCGGTCCGCTGGATCTTGCCGGTGCTTCTGAAAAGAATTAGTAGAAAGGTGGAAGTATTGCTAAACGATTATTTCTGAAGGGCCAGATGGGATAAACTGACATCTGTATACAGCTTTGATGGGTGAAACATCAGAATAATTTCGATCCCGGAATATCGCCACGTTACCGTCTCTTTCATAGAAAAAGACTTTTTGCTTTTAACGGGCCGGGCGTAGAGATTGGTAATTCTGTTTCGCAAGTGCTCAAAATCTTCATACGTGCTGCCAAATCTCATCTTTACCGCACAGAGTTTATCGTTGCAAAACCCCATTGCAGCAATTTCAGCCCGGTAGCCCATAAATAGCATCCGCCTGGGCTTTGTATACAGGTACCTGACAAATTTTTCTTCATCTTTCGGCTTTTCAAGTTGCTCCTGAAAAAGGCTGATGTCTTCACCAAACTTTATCATACCGGAGTTCACCAGTTCTACCATGTCAAACTCCTGACTTTTTACCTGGCCTGAACTCAGGATCATGAAAAGGAGCAGACTCCCTGAGACAATGCACCTTTTCAGCGTTTTAGCAAAATGTTTAAACCCCGAAAAAGAAAAATTGACTTCTAATATTCTCCTTTGAAAAAAGTTACCGATCACGTATTATTTCTGTTCTTTCAGATTATGACTGTAATTCTTTTTTAGTTTTTGGAGTTTGGGGGAAATTACAATATGACAGTATGGCTGCATACTGTTCTGAGCGTAATAATTCTGGTGATAATTTTCAGCGCGGTAGTAGGAGGTCAGAGGTTCAATTGCCGTAACAATGGGTTTATCGAAGATTATGCGCTCCGTCAGTTCCTGCATTTTTGCTTCGGCTTGCTGCTTTTGCTGCTCGTTATGGTAAAAAATAACTGAGCGGTATTGCGGTCCGGCATCGGCTCCCTGCCGATTCAGGGTAGTGGGATCGTGCGTGTGCCAAAATATATCAAGCAATTCCTCAAAGGTTATCTCTGAAGGATCAAATGCTACCCGCGCAACTTCTGCATGGCCTGTGGCACCGCTGCTTACCTGCTCATAGGTTGGATTTTCTTCCTTGCCGCCTGCATAGCCTGCTTCCACGTGCTTCACGCCCCGTAATTGCCGAAGCAATGCATCAATACACCAAAAGCATCCTGCACCTAATGTGGCCAGCTCTGTTGGGTTTTCTTCCTGTCCGGACATTAATATTAAGTTTAAGCGAAACCTTTAAAATTAAAAAGTAAATAAAAAAGTGGCTGGTGCAGGTATGACCTGGATCGGAGAAAATTAACCGATAATATGATCCCGTACCTTGGGACCTGCTTGTCTTTCCTGATCCAGGAGTTTTAGCAGATAGTCGCCATAGCCGCTGTTTAATAACGGAGTAGCTACTTTGCCCAGTTGTTCGCTGTCAATAAACCCTTTCCTGAAGGCAATTTCCTCAATGCATCCAATCTTAAGTCCCTGCCGTTCTTCAATTACCTGTACGAACTGGGCGGCCTGCATCAGTGAATCGAAGGTGCCGGTATCGAGCCAGGCGGTTCCGCGGCTGAGTACCTGAACCTTCAGCTTTTCCTGCTTCAGATATTCCTTATTTACATCCGTGATCTCATATTCTCCACGAGCCGAAGGTTCCAGATTTCTTGCAATATCTATGACGGAATTATCATAAAAATATAAGCCTGGAACGGCAAAATTAGATTTAGGCTGCTTCGGTTTTTCTTCAATACTGAGTGCTTTGAATTTCTCATCAAATTCCACAACTCCATAGCGCTCTGGGTCCGAAACATGGTAGGCGAAAATAATCCCCCCCTTTGGATCAATATCGCTCAGTACATCAGCCATTCTGAAGCCATAAAAGATATTGTCGCCTAGTATCAGTGCAGCCTGATCATTTCCGATAAAATCCGCACCGATGGTAAATGCCTGCGCCAGCCCCTTTGGTTCAGGCTGCTCTGCATATTGAAAGTTCATTCCCAGATGGCTGCCATCCTTCAAAAGTTTTTCAAAATTTGGCAGGTCGTGAGGCGTGGAAATAATCAAAATGTCCCGAATTCCCGCCAGCATAAGCGTGGATAGCGGGTAATAGATCATCGGCTTGTCATAAAGCGGCATCAGTTGTTTGCTAATGCTGATCGTCAAAGGATACAGCCTTGTTCCTGAGCCTCCTGCTAAAATAATCCCCTTCATTTTAGTTTTGATTTTATTATTTTATGTGGTGTTTTAAAATTTTAGATTAAAAAGATCGAATGGGGAAGATGCATTTTATTTGGACGCGTATTGTTTTTCATAATATTCCTGGTATTTCCCTGATGTTACATGGTTTAACCATT
The Bacteroidia bacterium genome window above contains:
- a CDS encoding carboxypeptidase-like regulatory domain-containing protein, with the translated sequence MTIFKYFRKGCLLLVLLLWGVNAHSQEKVTGIVLGLAVDGTEEPLPGANVHWLNTTTGTITGTDGSFGLELVETTDQLVISYTGYSPDTVKAVPGKEMKILLHQGQHLKAAEIEESVNATRLSYFDVRQTQVMSEQELFKAACCNLSESFETNPSVDVSYSDAVTGTRQIQMLGLAGPYSQVMQEQMPGVRGLQQYQGMSFVPGSWISSIHVGKGTGSVVHGFESIAGQINVELRQPSDPDRLFLNGYGNQDGRGEFNLITTQRISPKTATTTLLHASARPFTIDGNSDGFADNPTGEQFNAINRWKFHGNKGWEGQFGVRGFYDNKIAGQVTFDPERDEGTLNAYGVGITSRQGGLWAKTGKVFSANPFKSVGFQFSLNHFDQDAYYGLREYTAQQQSIYANVIYQNIISSSDHLIRGGVSFMGDRYEEQLISPTQDSVQFDRNELIPGAFAEYTWSRDVQTSVVAGLRADYHNLFGLFLTPRLHARYAITEQTVLRLSGGKGWRVSNPVAENQSVLATSRELYFLPSNEMEAWNLEPEEAWNAGISLSRDFRFNYQNGTVVLDYYYTYFTNQVIMDLDADVRKAIFYNLDGKSFSHSLQAQIDYELVKNLDLRLAYRWLDVKTAYRWNGLLDKPLISNHRAFANLAYETKNRWKFDYTVKWDGSKRIPSTEDNPAAYQRSSESPDFFTMNAQVTKTFSKKFDAYLGMENITNFRQESPIIAADQPFSPYFDSSLIWGPVFGRMTYVGFRLRLPHPEMADGNKP
- the mtgA gene encoding monofunctional biosynthetic peptidoglycan transglycosylase; protein product: MFIKLGRLIKRIVVGFFVISIGLVVIYRFVPPPVTPLMITRLFDQAANDQPLRLSKDWKPLEKMSTALPQAVIAAEDQRFLEHWGFDIQAIQKAIEEREKRKRVRGASTISQQVAKNVFLWQGRSWIRKGFEVYFTVLIELIWPKRRIIEIYLNVAEMGNGIYGAEMAANTYFNRAAKDVSTAQAALLAAILPSPLRYSATNPSPYIRDRQAWIMGQMRNLGPLDLAGASEKN
- the msrA gene encoding peptide-methionine (S)-S-oxide reductase MsrA; this encodes MSGQEENPTELATLGAGCFWCIDALLRQLRGVKHVEAGYAGGKEENPTYEQVSSGATGHAEVARVAFDPSEITFEELLDIFWHTHDPTTLNRQGADAGPQYRSVIFYHNEQQKQQAEAKMQELTERIIFDKPIVTAIEPLTSYYRAENYHQNYYAQNSMQPYCHIVISPKLQKLKKNYSHNLKEQK
- the rfbA gene encoding glucose-1-phosphate thymidylyltransferase RfbA; this translates as MKGIILAGGSGTRLYPLTISISKQLMPLYDKPMIYYPLSTLMLAGIRDILIISTPHDLPNFEKLLKDGSHLGMNFQYAEQPEPKGLAQAFTIGADFIGNDQAALILGDNIFYGFRMADVLSDIDPKGGIIFAYHVSDPERYGVVEFDEKFKALSIEEKPKQPKSNFAVPGLYFYDNSVIDIARNLEPSARGEYEITDVNKEYLKQEKLKVQVLSRGTAWLDTGTFDSLMQAAQFVQVIEERQGLKIGCIEEIAFRKGFIDSEQLGKVATPLLNSGYGDYLLKLLDQERQAGPKVRDHIIG